A single genomic interval of Mycobacterium sp. DL592 harbors:
- a CDS encoding DUF485 domain-containing protein, translated as MPSTDIPPRETQPSGAQYLAVQASPEFQELRRTLRRFVFPTTAFFLIWYASYVLLGAFAHDFMAIKVWGNVNVGLLLGLGQFLTTFLITGLYVRFANRELDPRAEKIRNEMHWSQQ; from the coding sequence GTGCCCTCAACTGACATCCCGCCGCGGGAAACCCAACCCAGCGGCGCCCAATACCTGGCCGTGCAGGCCAGCCCGGAGTTCCAGGAGCTGCGCCGCACCCTGCGCCGCTTCGTGTTCCCCACGACGGCCTTCTTCCTCATCTGGTACGCCAGCTACGTCCTGCTGGGTGCCTTCGCCCATGACTTCATGGCGATCAAGGTGTGGGGCAACGTCAATGTCGGCCTGCTGCTCGGGCTGGGCCAGTTCCTGACGACGTTCCTCATCACCGGTCTCTACGTCCGCTTCGCCAACCGCGAGCTCGACCCGCGTGCCGAGAAGATCCGCAACGAAATGCATTGGAGCCAGCAGTGA
- a CDS encoding cation acetate symporter, with protein MNHVTLLAESTKIGNPVVNISIFVAFVIITLFIVIRASRSNTNATEFFTAGHAFSGPQNGIAIAGDYLSAASFLGIAGAIAVYGYDGFLYSIGFLVAWLVALLLVAELLRNTGRFTMADVLSFRLKQRPVRLAAATSTLTVSLFYLLAQMAGAGGLVALLLDIHGRTAQSFVIAVVGVLMIVYVLVGGMKGTTWVQIIKAVLLIAGAALMTIMVLAKFGLNFSEILGSAQNMVHQATTKGVASRDVLAPGAQYGASTTSKLNLLSLGLALVLGTAGLPHVLMRFYTVPTAKEARRSVVWAIALIGAFYLFTLVLGYGAAALVGPDKILKAPGGQNSAAPLLAFELGGVILLGVISAVAFATILAVVAGLTITASASFAHDVYASVLKNHKVTEDEQVRVSRITAVVLGIAAIGLGILANGQNVAFLVALAFAVAASANLPTIVYSLYWKRFNTRGALWSMYGGLISCIVLIVFSPAVSGTKTSMIPGAHFDWFPLANPGIVSIPLAFILGVIGTLTSSDTGDPELNAEMEVRSLTGVGAERATHH; from the coding sequence GTGAATCACGTGACCTTGCTGGCCGAGAGCACCAAGATCGGCAATCCGGTCGTCAACATCAGCATCTTCGTGGCCTTTGTGATCATCACGTTGTTCATCGTGATTCGGGCCAGCCGCTCCAACACCAATGCCACCGAGTTCTTCACTGCGGGCCATGCGTTCTCCGGCCCGCAGAACGGCATCGCGATCGCCGGCGACTACCTGTCGGCGGCCAGCTTCCTGGGCATCGCGGGCGCGATCGCGGTCTACGGCTACGACGGCTTCCTGTACTCGATCGGCTTCCTGGTGGCCTGGCTGGTGGCACTGCTGCTGGTGGCCGAATTGCTACGTAACACAGGCAGATTCACGATGGCCGACGTGCTGAGCTTCCGGCTCAAGCAGCGGCCGGTCCGGCTGGCCGCGGCCACCTCGACGCTGACGGTGTCGCTGTTCTACCTGCTGGCCCAGATGGCCGGCGCCGGTGGTCTGGTGGCGCTGCTGCTCGACATCCACGGCCGCACCGCGCAGTCGTTCGTCATCGCGGTGGTCGGCGTGCTGATGATCGTCTACGTCCTGGTCGGCGGTATGAAGGGCACCACCTGGGTGCAGATCATCAAGGCGGTGCTGCTGATCGCCGGGGCCGCGCTCATGACGATCATGGTGCTGGCCAAGTTCGGGCTGAACTTCTCCGAAATCCTGGGCTCGGCGCAGAACATGGTGCACCAGGCCACCACCAAGGGAGTGGCCAGCCGCGACGTGCTGGCACCCGGCGCGCAGTACGGGGCGTCGACCACCTCGAAGCTCAACCTGCTTTCGCTCGGTCTGGCGCTGGTGCTGGGCACCGCGGGTCTGCCGCATGTGCTGATGCGCTTCTACACGGTGCCCACCGCCAAGGAAGCACGCCGTTCTGTGGTGTGGGCGATCGCGCTGATCGGCGCCTTCTACCTGTTCACCCTGGTGCTGGGCTACGGCGCCGCGGCGCTGGTCGGGCCCGACAAGATTCTGAAGGCTCCGGGCGGGCAGAACTCCGCGGCTCCGCTGCTGGCCTTCGAACTCGGCGGCGTGATTCTGCTCGGCGTCATCTCCGCGGTGGCCTTCGCGACGATCCTCGCGGTGGTGGCCGGCCTGACGATCACCGCGTCGGCGTCGTTCGCCCACGACGTCTACGCCAGTGTTCTCAAGAACCACAAGGTGACTGAGGACGAGCAGGTGCGGGTCTCCCGGATCACCGCGGTGGTGCTCGGTATCGCGGCGATCGGGTTGGGAATTCTGGCCAACGGGCAGAACGTCGCCTTCCTGGTGGCACTGGCGTTCGCGGTAGCGGCCTCGGCCAACCTGCCGACGATCGTCTACTCGCTGTACTGGAAGCGGTTCAACACCCGTGGCGCACTGTGGAGCATGTACGGCGGCCTGATCAGTTGCATCGTGCTCATCGTCTTCTCCCCCGCGGTTTCGGGGACCAAGACTTCGATGATCCCCGGTGCCCACTTCGACTGGTTCCCGCTGGCCAACCCCGGCATCGTGTCGATCCCGCTGGCCTTCATCCTCGGTGTCATCGGAACGCTGACGTCCTCGGACACCGGCGATCCGGAACTCAATGCCGAGATGGAGGTGCGCTCGCTGACCGGCGTCGGCGCCGAGAGGGCGACGCACCACTAA
- a CDS encoding NAD-dependent deacylase, with protein MRIAVLSGAGISAESGVPTFRDDKNGLWAKYDPYELSSTDGWQRHPERVWAWYLWRHHLVATVEPNNGHRAVAAWQDYADVTVVTQNVDDLHERAGSTPVHHLHGSLAEFWCDTCGSRYHGPLPDMPEPQLEKMPPTCECGGLIRPGIVWFGEQLPDEPWQAAVEAVATADVLVVVGTSGIVYPAAGLPDVARARGAIVVEVNPEPTPLSDNATLVIRESSSTALPTLLQKLPELLGS; from the coding sequence GTGCGTATCGCGGTGCTCAGCGGGGCGGGGATCTCAGCCGAAAGCGGAGTACCGACGTTCCGGGACGACAAGAACGGTTTATGGGCCAAGTACGACCCCTATGAACTCTCCAGCACCGACGGCTGGCAAAGGCATCCCGAACGGGTGTGGGCCTGGTACCTGTGGCGTCATCACCTGGTTGCCACCGTGGAACCCAACAACGGCCACCGCGCGGTCGCGGCATGGCAGGACTACGCCGACGTCACCGTCGTCACCCAGAATGTCGACGATCTGCACGAGCGGGCCGGCAGCACGCCGGTGCACCACCTGCACGGCAGCCTGGCCGAGTTCTGGTGCGACACCTGCGGTTCGCGCTATCACGGCCCGCTGCCGGACATGCCGGAGCCGCAACTGGAGAAGATGCCGCCGACGTGTGAGTGCGGCGGCCTGATCCGGCCCGGCATCGTGTGGTTCGGCGAGCAGCTACCCGACGAGCCGTGGCAGGCCGCCGTCGAGGCGGTCGCCACCGCAGACGTCCTGGTGGTGGTCGGCACCTCGGGCATCGTCTACCCGGCGGCCGGTCTGCCCGACGTGGCACGTGCCCGCGGTGCGATCGTCGTCGAGGTCAATCCCGAACCCACACCGCTGTCGGATAACGCGACGCTCGTGATCCGGGAGTCGTCGAGCACGGCGCTGCCCACCCTGCTGCAGAAGTTGCCCGAACTTCTAGGTAGCTAA
- a CDS encoding MFS transporter, whose protein sequence is MTPTRRVFSFALLAYAFAAVMAGTTLPTPLYALYGQRMHFEVLTTTVIYASYAGGVLAALLVFGRWSDAVGRRPMLLAGTACAVASAAVFLAADSVPVLLVARVLSGLSAGLFTGTATAAVIEAAPPAWRDRAPAVATVANIGGLGAGPVLAGVLAQYAPAPLQLTFVVHIVLAALATVSVLLVPETSRRTGRIGFQRLSVPPEVRSVFVTAALAAFAGFSVTGLFTSVAPAFLAKVVGIDNHALAGVIAGTIFGASAVAQIVAARVAPQRAVAVGCAILAAGMAILVAALVFSSLAGLITAAVVSGVGQGISFSRGLAAVAERTPADRRAEVSSTYFVVAYIAIAVPVIGEGFAAQAFGLRPSGIAFAIAVGVLALGCLAGILRQESRSGNPSAATLSAARSD, encoded by the coding sequence ATGACCCCCACCCGGCGAGTGTTCTCGTTCGCGTTACTGGCCTACGCGTTCGCCGCTGTCATGGCCGGCACCACCCTGCCTACGCCGCTGTACGCGCTCTATGGGCAGCGCATGCACTTCGAGGTGCTGACCACCACCGTGATCTACGCCAGTTACGCCGGCGGTGTGCTGGCGGCGCTGCTGGTGTTCGGGCGGTGGTCGGACGCCGTTGGCCGCCGCCCGATGCTGCTGGCCGGGACGGCGTGCGCGGTGGCCAGCGCCGCGGTGTTCCTGGCCGCGGACTCGGTGCCGGTGCTGCTGGTGGCACGGGTGCTCTCCGGGCTGTCGGCGGGATTGTTCACCGGCACCGCCACCGCTGCCGTCATCGAGGCCGCCCCGCCGGCTTGGCGGGACCGGGCGCCTGCGGTGGCCACCGTCGCCAATATCGGCGGCCTGGGGGCCGGGCCGGTGCTGGCCGGCGTGCTCGCGCAGTACGCCCCCGCGCCACTGCAGTTGACCTTCGTCGTACACATTGTGCTCGCGGCGCTGGCCACGGTGTCGGTACTGCTGGTTCCTGAAACCTCACGCCGAACCGGACGCATTGGATTCCAACGTCTTTCGGTGCCACCGGAGGTGCGTTCGGTGTTCGTCACCGCGGCGCTGGCCGCGTTCGCCGGGTTCTCGGTCACCGGGCTGTTCACCTCGGTGGCACCGGCGTTCCTGGCCAAGGTCGTCGGCATCGACAACCACGCGCTGGCCGGTGTGATTGCGGGGACGATCTTCGGGGCCTCGGCCGTGGCGCAGATCGTGGCTGCCCGGGTCGCCCCGCAGCGGGCGGTGGCGGTCGGCTGCGCGATCCTTGCCGCGGGGATGGCGATTCTGGTTGCCGCCCTGGTGTTCTCGTCGCTGGCCGGGCTGATCACGGCGGCCGTGGTGTCCGGCGTGGGGCAGGGCATCAGCTTCAGCCGCGGGCTGGCCGCCGTCGCTGAACGCACTCCCGCGGACCGGCGCGCGGAAGTCAGCTCCACCTACTTCGTGGTGGCCTACATCGCGATCGCGGTGCCGGTGATCGGCGAAGGCTTCGCCGCCCAGGCATTCGGCTTACGTCCCAGCGGCATCGCGTTCGCCATCGCTGTCGGTGTGCTGGCGCTGGGCTGCCTGGCCGGCATCCTGCGCCAGGAGTCCCGTTCGGGAAATCCCTCGGCGGCAACGCTTTCCGCAGCGCGCAGCGACTAG
- a CDS encoding DUF5302 domain-containing protein, translated as MAESESEPQDDTKRKFREALERKKAKSAGNAGHKDGASKQPRAHGPVENRREFRRKSG; from the coding sequence ATGGCCGAGTCAGAGTCCGAACCGCAGGACGACACCAAGCGCAAGTTCCGCGAGGCGCTGGAGCGCAAGAAGGCGAAGTCGGCGGGCAATGCCGGCCACAAGGACGGCGCCAGCAAGCAGCCCCGCGCGCACGGACCGGTGGAGAACCGCCGGGAGTTCCGCCGCAAGAGCGGCTAG
- a CDS encoding class I SAM-dependent methyltransferase: protein MTAQTFDNPFFARFWTVMSAHESGAMKKMRTQNLAGLSGRVLEIGAGTGTNFEFYPDTVAEVVALEPETRLAPQARAAAAAGRVPITVIETTVETMHATEPFDAVVCSLVLCSVDNPEAVLRQLKSVLKAGGELRYFEHIAQPGWRGGLQRVADATIWPRMAGNCHTHRETERAIAGAGFSIQTARHEATFPAWVPLPVQEVALGRALAT, encoded by the coding sequence ATGACGGCACAGACTTTCGACAATCCGTTCTTCGCCCGGTTCTGGACGGTGATGTCAGCCCACGAGTCGGGTGCGATGAAGAAGATGCGCACCCAGAACCTGGCCGGCCTGAGCGGGCGGGTGCTCGAGATCGGCGCCGGGACCGGAACCAACTTCGAGTTCTACCCCGACACCGTCGCCGAGGTCGTCGCCCTGGAGCCCGAAACCCGGCTGGCCCCGCAAGCCAGGGCGGCTGCCGCCGCCGGGCGGGTTCCGATCACCGTGATCGAAACCACGGTCGAGACCATGCATGCCACTGAACCGTTCGACGCGGTGGTCTGCTCACTGGTGCTGTGCTCGGTGGATAATCCGGAAGCTGTTCTGCGCCAATTGAAGTCGGTGCTCAAGGCCGGTGGTGAACTGCGCTACTTCGAGCACATCGCCCAGCCGGGCTGGCGCGGCGGGCTGCAGCGGGTGGCCGACGCGACGATCTGGCCGCGGATGGCGGGAAACTGCCACACTCACCGGGAGACCGAACGGGCGATCGCCGGCGCGGGCTTTTCCATCCAGACCGCCCGGCACGAGGCGACATTCCCGGCGTGGGTGCCGCTGCCGGTGCAGGAAGTCGCGCTGGGCCGGGCGTTAGCTACCTAG
- a CDS encoding MMPL family transporter has translation MLQKLAHLALSAPRRVIAVAAAVMVATAIFGVPVAMSLSAGGFQDPTSESSQASRLLSEKFGQSEQQLLLTVTAPDGAAGPSARAVATGIVNQLSASPYVLRISSAWTSPPAAAGELISRDGKTGLIVAVLDGGENNAQKHATALVKQIGDGKDGVTVRAGGTAMIYSQITKQTERDLLMMESIAVPLSFLVLIWVFGGLVAAALPIAVGMMAIFGAMSVLRLITFVTDVSIFGLNLATALGLALAIDYTLLILSRYRDELAGGADRDSALRRTMATAGRTVLFSAITVALSMSVLILFPMYFLKSFAYAGVATVAFAAAAAVIVTPAAIVLLGDRLDALDIRRFLRRVFKRPEPVDKPLELHFWYRSTKFVMRRAIPIGTAIVALLVLLGVPFLHIQFGNPDDRVLPKSASTHQVGDQLRNDFASDFSTAVSMVIPDADGIAPVEMERYAGDLSRIPDVALVSAPTATFVNGKKVGPASAPSGIAEGSAYLTVRSTTPLFSDASKIQLDRLHAVPAPAGRDVLITGGAQVNRDNVNAIVSRVPLVLGLIAIITFALLFLLTGSVVLPLKALVLNVLSLSAAFGALVWIFQEGHLGAFGTTPTGTMEANMPVLLFCIAFGISMDYEVFLVARIREYWLASNKTREDNDESVALGLARTGRVVTAAALIMAIAFAALIAAQVSFMRVFGVGLTLAVLVDATLVRMALLPAFMHVMGRWNWWAPKPLVRLHQRFGFSEAPPEPVPAAVGARGGG, from the coding sequence TCGCCGTGGCCGCCGCCGTCATGGTCGCCACCGCGATATTCGGCGTCCCGGTCGCCATGAGCCTGTCCGCGGGCGGGTTTCAGGACCCCACCTCGGAGTCCAGCCAGGCATCGCGGCTGCTCAGCGAGAAATTCGGCCAGAGCGAGCAGCAGTTGTTGCTGACCGTCACCGCCCCCGACGGCGCCGCCGGCCCGTCGGCCCGCGCCGTGGCCACCGGCATCGTCAACCAGCTCTCAGCCTCGCCCTACGTGCTGCGCATCAGCTCGGCATGGACCTCACCGCCGGCGGCCGCCGGCGAGCTGATCAGCCGCGACGGTAAAACCGGGCTGATCGTCGCCGTCCTGGACGGCGGGGAGAACAACGCCCAGAAGCACGCCACCGCCCTGGTCAAGCAGATCGGCGACGGTAAGGACGGGGTGACGGTGCGCGCCGGCGGCACCGCGATGATCTACTCCCAGATCACCAAGCAGACCGAACGCGACCTCTTGATGATGGAGTCGATCGCGGTTCCGCTGAGCTTCCTGGTGCTGATCTGGGTGTTCGGCGGCCTGGTGGCCGCGGCCCTGCCGATCGCCGTGGGGATGATGGCCATCTTCGGCGCGATGTCGGTGCTGCGGCTCATCACCTTCGTCACCGACGTGTCGATCTTCGGGCTGAACCTGGCCACCGCACTCGGTCTGGCGCTGGCGATCGACTACACGCTGTTGATCCTGAGCCGCTACCGCGACGAGCTCGCCGGCGGCGCCGACCGCGACAGTGCCCTGCGGCGCACCATGGCCACCGCCGGGCGCACCGTGTTGTTCTCCGCGATCACGGTCGCGCTGTCGATGTCGGTGCTGATCCTGTTCCCGATGTACTTCCTGAAGTCGTTCGCCTACGCCGGCGTGGCCACCGTCGCCTTCGCGGCCGCCGCGGCGGTGATCGTCACGCCCGCTGCCATCGTGCTGCTGGGCGACCGGCTCGACGCGCTGGACATTCGCCGGTTCCTGCGCCGGGTCTTCAAGCGACCCGAACCCGTCGACAAGCCCCTGGAACTCCACTTCTGGTATCGCTCAACGAAATTCGTGATGCGGCGGGCCATCCCGATCGGCACCGCGATCGTCGCGCTGCTGGTGCTGCTCGGTGTTCCGTTCCTGCACATCCAGTTCGGCAACCCCGATGACCGGGTGCTGCCCAAGAGCGCGTCCACCCACCAGGTCGGCGACCAGCTGCGCAACGACTTCGCCAGCGATTTCTCCACCGCGGTGTCCATGGTGATCCCCGACGCCGACGGCATCGCCCCGGTGGAGATGGAACGCTACGCCGGCGACCTGTCCCGGATCCCGGACGTGGCGCTGGTGTCGGCGCCCACCGCGACGTTCGTCAACGGCAAGAAGGTCGGCCCGGCCTCGGCGCCGTCGGGGATCGCCGAGGGCAGCGCCTATCTCACCGTGCGCAGCACCACCCCGCTGTTCTCCGATGCGTCCAAGATTCAACTCGACCGGCTGCACGCCGTGCCGGCCCCGGCCGGGCGCGACGTGCTGATCACCGGCGGCGCACAGGTCAACCGCGACAACGTCAACGCCATCGTCTCGCGGGTGCCGTTGGTGCTCGGGCTGATCGCGATCATCACGTTTGCGCTGCTGTTCCTGCTCACCGGCAGCGTGGTGTTGCCGCTGAAAGCCTTGGTGCTCAACGTGTTATCGCTGTCGGCGGCCTTCGGCGCACTGGTGTGGATCTTCCAGGAAGGCCATCTCGGCGCCTTCGGCACCACCCCGACCGGGACCATGGAAGCCAACATGCCGGTGCTGCTGTTCTGCATCGCCTTCGGCATCTCGATGGACTACGAGGTGTTCCTGGTGGCCCGCATTCGGGAGTACTGGCTGGCTTCCAATAAGACACGCGAGGACAACGACGAGAGCGTGGCGCTCGGGCTGGCCCGCACCGGCCGGGTGGTCACTGCCGCCGCGCTCATCATGGCCATTGCCTTCGCCGCGCTGATTGCCGCCCAGGTGTCGTTCATGCGGGTGTTCGGGGTGGGGCTGACGCTGGCCGTTCTGGTCGACGCCACCCTGGTGCGGATGGCGCTGCTGCCGGCGTTCATGCACGTGATGGGCCGGTGGAACTGGTGGGCTCCCAAGCCGCTGGTCCGGCTGCACCAGCGGTTCGGTTTCAGCGAGGCGCCACCGGAGCCGGTGCCCGCCGCCGTCGGGGCACGCGGCGGCGGTTAG
- a CDS encoding class I SAM-dependent methyltransferase, translated as MNQPVELTGVSETALLTLNGRAHQASLPGAILHDPMAIELRDAIAFDYDKFGRKGQEMALRSLAVDRCAVDYLRTHPKATVVALAEGFQTSFWRLTEALPNSEFSWVSVDLPPVIEIRERLLPPDPRITNLAQSALDYSWMDKVDSSNGVFITAEGLLMYLQPHEAMELITQCAKRFPGGQMFFDLPPVMVKKLAPKGMRSSKHYRVPPMPFSLSVDQLADLVRTVPGVKAVRDIPMPRGRGFFFEKVFPAIWGFRPARNLRGAYTVLEFG; from the coding sequence ATGAACCAGCCTGTCGAACTCACCGGCGTCTCCGAGACCGCACTGCTAACCCTCAACGGCCGCGCCCACCAGGCGAGCCTGCCCGGGGCGATCCTGCACGACCCGATGGCCATCGAACTGCGCGACGCGATCGCCTTCGACTACGACAAGTTCGGGCGCAAGGGCCAGGAGATGGCGCTGCGGTCGCTGGCGGTGGACCGCTGCGCCGTCGACTACCTGCGCACCCACCCCAAGGCCACGGTCGTGGCGCTGGCCGAAGGTTTCCAGACCAGCTTCTGGCGGCTGACCGAGGCCCTGCCCAACAGCGAGTTCAGCTGGGTGTCGGTGGATCTGCCGCCGGTCATCGAGATCCGCGAACGCCTGCTGCCGCCGGACCCCCGCATCACCAACCTGGCGCAGTCCGCACTGGACTACAGCTGGATGGACAAGGTGGACAGCAGCAACGGCGTGTTCATCACCGCCGAGGGCCTGCTGATGTACCTGCAGCCGCACGAGGCGATGGAGCTGATCACCCAGTGCGCCAAGCGTTTTCCCGGCGGGCAGATGTTCTTCGACCTACCGCCGGTGATGGTCAAGAAGCTCGCCCCGAAAGGGATGCGTTCCTCCAAGCACTACCGGGTGCCCCCGATGCCGTTCAGCCTGTCGGTGGACCAGCTCGCCGATCTGGTCCGCACGGTGCCCGGCGTCAAGGCCGTGCGCGACATCCCGATGCCCAGGGGCCGCGGCTTCTTCTTCGAGAAGGTGTTCCCGGCGATCTGGGGCTTTCGCCCGGCCAGGAACCTGCGCGGGGCCTACACGGTGCTGGAGTTCGGCTGA
- a CDS encoding PPOX class F420-dependent oxidoreductase produces the protein MGRDVFDDKLLALIAGNSLGVLATIKRDGRPQLSNVTYHFDTRDLAIEVSITEPRAKTRNLRRDPRASLLVASDDGWSYAVAEGDAVLSAPAAAPDDDTVEGLIALYRNVAGEHPDWDEYRQAMVTDRRVLLRLPITHLYGMPPGKR, from the coding sequence ATGGGCCGTGACGTGTTCGACGACAAGCTGCTGGCGCTCATCGCGGGGAACTCGCTGGGCGTGCTGGCCACCATCAAGCGCGACGGCCGGCCCCAGTTGTCCAACGTGACCTATCACTTCGACACCCGAGACCTGGCGATCGAGGTGTCGATCACCGAGCCGCGGGCCAAGACCCGCAACCTGCGCCGAGATCCGCGGGCATCGCTGCTGGTGGCCTCCGACGACGGCTGGTCGTACGCGGTCGCCGAAGGTGACGCCGTGCTCAGCGCGCCGGCGGCCGCGCCGGACGACGACACCGTCGAGGGGCTGATCGCGCTGTACCGCAATGTCGCCGGTGAGCACCCGGACTGGGACGAGTACCGCCAGGCGATGGTCACCGACCGGCGGGTGCTGCTGCGGCTGCCGATCACACACCTGTACGGGATGCCGCCGGGCAAGCGCTGA
- a CDS encoding DUF1697 domain-containing protein, producing the protein MTRYAAFLRGVNVGGVTLKMADVATALTDAGFGAVRTILASGNVVLDASGSAATVRMKAEAALREAFGYEAWVLVYDLDTVRAIAEAYPFEPEVEGHHSYVTFVSDPAVLDELAGLADGAGPHEKIARGDGVLYWQVPKAATLDSTIGKTMGKKRYKSSTTTRNLRTLAKVLR; encoded by the coding sequence ATGACGCGCTACGCGGCTTTCCTGCGCGGGGTCAACGTCGGCGGCGTCACACTAAAGATGGCCGACGTGGCAACCGCATTGACCGACGCCGGATTCGGCGCCGTGCGCACCATCCTCGCCAGCGGCAACGTCGTGCTCGACGCGTCCGGTTCGGCGGCCACGGTGCGGATGAAGGCCGAAGCCGCGCTGCGTGAGGCGTTCGGCTACGAGGCGTGGGTTCTGGTCTACGACCTCGACACCGTGCGCGCCATCGCCGAGGCCTATCCGTTCGAGCCCGAGGTCGAGGGCCACCACTCCTATGTGACGTTCGTCAGCGACCCGGCGGTGCTCGACGAACTCGCCGGCTTGGCCGACGGCGCCGGCCCGCACGAGAAGATCGCCCGCGGCGACGGAGTGCTGTACTGGCAGGTGCCCAAGGCGGCGACCCTGGACTCCACCATCGGCAAGACGATGGGCAAGAAGCGCTACAAGTCCTCGACCACCACCCGCAACCTGCGCACGCTGGCCAAAGTCCTGCGCTGA
- a CDS encoding GntR family transcriptional regulator, translating into MSELGDWLRVDTHAPKPLFDQLRTQIIDGVRTGRLPPGTRLPTVRELAGHMGLAVNTVARAYRELETAGIVETRGRFGTFVARADPADAAMAAAANAYAETARALGLGKSEALRYLDAAFG; encoded by the coding sequence GTGTCGGAGTTGGGGGATTGGTTGCGCGTGGATACCCACGCGCCGAAACCGCTATTTGATCAGTTGAGGACTCAGATCATCGACGGTGTGCGCACCGGTCGGTTGCCACCGGGCACTCGGCTGCCGACGGTGCGCGAGTTGGCCGGGCACATGGGACTGGCCGTCAACACCGTCGCCCGGGCCTATCGGGAGCTGGAGACGGCGGGAATCGTCGAAACCAGGGGCCGGTTCGGGACGTTCGTGGCCCGCGCTGACCCGGCCGATGCGGCGATGGCCGCCGCGGCCAACGCCTATGCCGAGACCGCGCGGGCGCTGGGTCTGGGTAAGTCCGAGGCGCTGCGCTACCTCGACGCCGCCTTCGGCTGA